One genomic window of Paramormyrops kingsleyae isolate MSU_618 chromosome 22, PKINGS_0.4, whole genome shotgun sequence includes the following:
- the LOC111855997 gene encoding ADP-ribosylation factor 1-like translates to MGNVFANLFKGLFGKKEMRILMVGLDAAGKTTILYKLKLGEIVTTIPTIGFNVETVEYKNISFTVWDVGGQDKIRPLWRHYFQNTQGLIFVVDSNDRERVNEAREELTRMLAEDELRDAVLLVFANKQDLPNAMNAAEITDKLGLHSLRHRNWYIQATCATSGDGLYEGLDWLSNQLKNQK, encoded by the exons ATGGGGAATGTTTTCGCCAACCTATTTAAAGGTCTCTTTGGGAAGAAAGAGATGAGAATCCTTATGGTGGGACTGGATGCAGCTGGGAAAACCACCATTCTGTATAAACTCAAACTGGGAGAGATCGTCACCACTATTCCCACCATTG GGTTTAATGTAGAAACTGTAGAATacaaaaacatcagcttcaCTGTCTGGGACGTCGGCGGTCAGGATAAAATCCGGCCTTTGTGGCGTCATTACTTCCAGAATACACAAG GCCTGATCTTCGTTGTGGACAGTAATGACAGGGAGCGAGTGAATGAGGCAAGAGAGGAGCTGACAAGAATGTTGGCAGAGGATGAGCTGCGAGATGCCGTCTTACTGGTCTTTGCAAACAAACAG GATCTTCCCAACGCCATGAACGCGGCAGAGATCACAGACAAGCTCGGCCTGCACTCGCTCCGCCACCGCAACTGGTACATCCAGGCTACTTGCGCCACTAGCGGAGATGGTCTCTACGAGGGCCTGGATTGGCTCTCCAATCAGCTGAAGAACCAGAAATGA